The DNA region GAAATTAGAAAGGATAGATTACTGTCTCTAAGTTTCGATAACAATTTAATGACCGAAGTACAGGGCAATGAATACGTCATAGGTTTGGGGTACCGCATTAAAGACTTGCGTATCCGCTCTAAACTGGCTGGGCCGCAACGCCGTATTGTGAGCGATTTGAATATGAAAGCCGATATTTCGGTGCGCGATAACAAAACCATTATCCGTTACCTCGATTTGGAAAACAACCAAATCACATCGGGACAAACCATTTGGGGCTTAAAATATTCGGCCGATTATGCCTTCAGTAAAAACCTAACGGGTATCTTTTATTTCGATTATACGTTTTCAGAATATGCCATTTCAACCGCATTTCCGCAAACTACCATCCGTTCGGGGCTTACGTTGAGGTACAATTTTGGTAATTAATATAATTTCGATTAATAATTCAGTATTTGCGGTTGCATTTCCAATAAAATTGACTGTTGTCACCTTGAGCGGAGTCGAAAGGTTTTGAAAAATTAGAATTTCAATTGGGTTTCGACTCCGCTCAACTTGACAGATGATGTTAATTTATTGAGATTAATGTTTTATAAATAGATAGTTATATCGAACACAGGTTAATTAACATGCATTATATTTGAATTTTAATAGCGAATAAATACATTTGCCAAAATAATCTAATAGATATATAAATGAACATCCCTTCAGAATTAAAGTACACTAAAGATCACGAGTGGGTATCCATTCAAGGTGATATTGCTACTATAGGTATTACCGATTTTGCACAGAGCGAATTGGGCGATATTGTTTATGTTGAGGTTGAAACCTTGGACGAGACTTTAGATGCCGAAGACATTTTTGGAACGGTTGAGGCCGTAAAAACAGTTTCCGATTTATTTTTACCGCTTTCTGGCGAAGTAATCGAGTTCAACGAATTGTTGGAAGACGAACCTGAAAAGGTAAATAGCGATCCTTACGGCGATGGCTGGATGATTAAGGTGAAAATTTCGGATGCCGAGGAAATCAACGGACTCATGTCTGCCGACGACTATAAAGCCTTAATTGGTGCTTAAAAAACTAATACTTCTGGTAACCATTTTGTATACTTTGGCCTTAACCTTGGTGTGCTTAATTCGGTTGAATAATTTACCAGATGTAGGGGTTTCTTTTGGCGATAAAATCTTTCACTTTTTGGCTTACAGCGTTTTAACTTTACTTTGGTTTGGTACGTTTTTGTTTTATACCAGTGCAGGGCGTTCAAAAGCCATACTTTGCGCCACGGTTTTTGCGGTAATCTTTGGTATAATTATTGAAGTATTACAAGATACCATGACCGATTTTAGAAGTTTGGATATTTACGACATGATAGCCAATAGTCTCGGTGCATTGTTAACCGCTGGCACTCTGTGGCTAAAGAAAACTTTACACGTTAAAAAGCAATAAAGCCTTGCTTTTTTGGGAAATAAATAGTTAAATTAGCAATCTTGATAAACGAATAAATTATGGAACCTAAAAAAAATCCTAAAGCAAATGTTGGGCGAAACAGTTCGCTGTACTTCGCCATTGGTTTGGCGCTTATGCTTTTCCTTACCAATTACGCCATCAACTATAAAACCTATGATAAGGAAGAAATAGATATAGGTATGGTTTCTATGGAAGAGGAAATTGAAGAAGAAATTCCATTAACAGAACAAATACAAACGCCACCGCCACCACCGCCACCACCAGCAGCGCCTGAGGTTATCGAGATTGTTGAAGATGAGGTAGAAGTAGAAGAAACTGTAATCGAATCGACAGAGGTAAATCAAGAAACCGAAATTGTTGAAGTTGAAGAAGTTGAAGTGGTAGAGGTAGAAGAAGATATAGACGTACCGTTTTCAGTAATTGAAAATGTACCGGTTTTCCCTGGTTGTGAAAAAGGATCCAACCAAGAGAAAAGAGACTGTATGTCTGAAAAAATCCAAAAGTTTGTACAAAAGAAATTTAATACAGATTTGGCCAGTGATTTAGGTCTGTCGGGAAGACAGCGTATCAACGTAATCTTTAAAATTGACAAAACAGGTAGCGTAACGGGTATCCGTTCCAGAGCACCGCACCCTGCTTTAGAAAAAGAAGCAGCAAGGGTAATCAATTTATTACCAAAAATGAAGCCCGGAAAACAAAGAGGTAAGCCGGTAAACGTACCATATTCGTTACCGATTATCTTCCAAGTTCAAGACTAAGTCCATGCTTAATAAATTATATAAAAACCTTGAAGTTTGCTTCAAGGTTTTTTTGTGCGTTATGGTTTCGCTTTCAGGAAAGGGAGTTTGATTTAAAAAAAACATAGGTAATCTTCTTTTTAATGGCATTGTTTAACGAATTGTGTCATTCCGAATGAGGTACGAGGAGGAATCTCATAATTGTGGAATTTCTAGTAGTTTATCTTGAGCGTAGCTGAAGCATAAAACCCCGTTACAATTCTGTAACGGGGTTTCGTTTTTGGTATGCTTATTGTGACTTTAGCATATTATTAACATTTTAAACTATAATTATTATGAGAAATCAAAAGATCGCTCACAAACCCATTCGGCAAAATGGGGAAGTCGAGAAAAAGCCACACAAGCACGACACAAATTTACAAAAAAACTCCACCCTTTATTTTCAGGTGGGGCTTATTGTTTGTTTACTGGCCGCCTACGGGTTGCTTGAAATGAAATTTGAAACGGCCAATGTCGAGATTGCAGCCTTGCCTCCAATAGACACCATTTACAGTGCCGACCCTCCAAATTTCACTCCCGAAATTATTGAAGAAAGCAAGCCTATTGAGAAAGCTGTTACGGCTCCAAGTGAAACTTTTATAGAGGTTCCCGATGAAACACCTGATATTTTTATTGAGGAAACCCCAAAAAAGGAAAAGGTGTCTGCACCAATAACTTCACCCGGCGATATAATTTTAGAGGAAAAGCCAAGAGAGCCAGAAAATGTTTCTTTTATTTTAATTGAAGATGCTCCTATTTATCCGGGGTGTGAAAAGTTTAAGGATAATAAGGGTAGAAAAAAGTGCATGTCCGATAAAATCACCAAGCTTATCCAAAGGAAGTTTGATGGCAACGATATTGCAACAAGCTATGGTTTGCAGGGTGTACAAAGAATAGATGTGCAATTTACAATTGACAAAACAGGTAAGGTTAATGATATTAAAACTAGGTCGCCACACCCAAAATTGGATGAGGAAGCTGAGCGTGTTATAGATATGATTCCACAAATGACTCCCGGAAAGCAGAGGGACAAGAACGTAGGGGTGATTTATAATTTGCCAATTATTTTTAAGGCACAATAAATAATTACCATTTTAGTTTATAAAAGAGGTTCAGAAAATATACTTTTTTTTTTGAACCTCTTTTTTGGTTTAAACTAATGACAAGAGACTGTCTAAAAAGTGATAAATAAACGTCATTGAGGGAAAATAGCTTGCACTGAGCGCAGTCGAAGTGAAGCAATCTCATAATCAATAACTTGATTTTTAAAGATTCCTTCACGTTGTTCGGAATGACGACTTTTAATACAGTTTCTTTCATAAGTTTCACCAATCGGCGATCTAAAAAAATATAGTATCTTTCAGTCCTAAATCAACGCCTTACAACACGCATGCGCTTATTTATTGTTCCCATTCTACTTTTTGTTTTCCAATTCGGTAATGCTCAAATCCAATCAGTAAACGAAAAACCGCCTGTTTTTCCAGAGTGCGATAGCGTACCTATTGCTAGTTTGCAGGATTGTTTCGATAAGCAGGTTTTCAATCATATTTTCAATCATTTTAAAGTGCCAGAAGATCTTGCCCAAAAAAATTATAAAGGCGAAGTGTCGGTGCTTTTTGAAGTGGATACGCTCGGGCAATTTCAAGTGGTTTATGCCAATGCAGTTTACCAATCGTTGAAAGACGAAGCCAAACGGCTTTTTGGCGCCATGCCGAAAGTTGCCCCAGCAACTTACAACGGCCGAAAGACTTTTACCCAATATTCGGTGGCGATTAAAATTCCCCTTCAAAACCAATATGTGAAACGGCAGCCGATGTCTAACGAAAACGAAATCAATCAACAAGCAATGGCGGCCAAACGCGAATTCGATAGTGTCAATGCCAGTTTAAAAACCTTCGAGAACCCTAAGTTTGAAAGTCAATTAAACATTCCATTTACGCATAGCGACTATGCGCGTTTTGATCGCGGAATGAATTTAGTGGGCACGAACAGCCATACCGCATCAAAACCCTTTGTTTACGAGGATGTTTCAAAATATTACGATTTTAAGGCCGAACAGGAGCAGTTGAAAAGAGAAGCTGGAACTTGGGCGGGCAAAAAACTGTGGAATGAACATTTGGTGCAGTTACAGGGTAAGGATTATTGGTTCACTATCGACCCGATTTTCGATTTGCAATTAGGAAGCGATGCTGAAATTGGTTCCACTTATAACAACACCCGCGGACTTTTAGTTCAGGGAGGGCTGGGCAAAAAATTAAACTTTTACACCACTGTTTTTGAAAGCCAAGGACGATTTGCCGATTACGTGAACCGCTATGCGGAAAGTTTAAAGGCTTTTGGGCCTGATCCGGCGATTATTCCCGGGCGGGGCATTGCCAAGCGATTTAAAACCGATAGTTACGATTACCCCGTTGCCGAAGCATACCTGTCGTACGCACCAACCGATTTTATGAATGTGCAGTTTGGGCATGGTAAAAATTTTATCGGTGATGGCTATCGGTCGCTCTTATTGAGCGATGTGGC from Tamlana crocina includes:
- a CDS encoding energy transducer TonB, which produces MEPKKNPKANVGRNSSLYFAIGLALMLFLTNYAINYKTYDKEEIDIGMVSMEEEIEEEIPLTEQIQTPPPPPPPPAAPEVIEIVEDEVEVEETVIESTEVNQETEIVEVEEVEVVEVEEDIDVPFSVIENVPVFPGCEKGSNQEKRDCMSEKIQKFVQKKFNTDLASDLGLSGRQRINVIFKIDKTGSVTGIRSRAPHPALEKEAARVINLLPKMKPGKQRGKPVNVPYSLPIIFQVQD
- a CDS encoding energy transducer TonB — encoded protein: MRNQKIAHKPIRQNGEVEKKPHKHDTNLQKNSTLYFQVGLIVCLLAAYGLLEMKFETANVEIAALPPIDTIYSADPPNFTPEIIEESKPIEKAVTAPSETFIEVPDETPDIFIEETPKKEKVSAPITSPGDIILEEKPREPENVSFILIEDAPIYPGCEKFKDNKGRKKCMSDKITKLIQRKFDGNDIATSYGLQGVQRIDVQFTIDKTGKVNDIKTRSPHPKLDEEAERVIDMIPQMTPGKQRDKNVGVIYNLPIIFKAQ
- the gcvH gene encoding glycine cleavage system protein GcvH codes for the protein MNIPSELKYTKDHEWVSIQGDIATIGITDFAQSELGDIVYVEVETLDETLDAEDIFGTVEAVKTVSDLFLPLSGEVIEFNELLEDEPEKVNSDPYGDGWMIKVKISDAEEINGLMSADDYKALIGA
- a CDS encoding VanZ family protein, with translation MLKKLILLVTILYTLALTLVCLIRLNNLPDVGVSFGDKIFHFLAYSVLTLLWFGTFLFYTSAGRSKAILCATVFAVIFGIIIEVLQDTMTDFRSLDIYDMIANSLGALLTAGTLWLKKTLHVKKQ
- a CDS encoding gliding motility protein RemB encodes the protein MRLFIVPILLFVFQFGNAQIQSVNEKPPVFPECDSVPIASLQDCFDKQVFNHIFNHFKVPEDLAQKNYKGEVSVLFEVDTLGQFQVVYANAVYQSLKDEAKRLFGAMPKVAPATYNGRKTFTQYSVAIKIPLQNQYVKRQPMSNENEINQQAMAAKREFDSVNASLKTFENPKFESQLNIPFTHSDYARFDRGMNLVGTNSHTASKPFVYEDVSKYYDFKAEQEQLKREAGTWAGKKLWNEHLVQLQGKDYWFTIDPIFDLQLGSDAEIGSTYNNTRGLLVQGGLGKKLNFYTTVFESQGRFADYVNRYAESLKAFGPDPAIIPGRGIAKRFKTDSYDYPVAEAYLSYAPTDFMNVQFGHGKNFIGDGYRSLLLSDVASPHPFLKLNTKFWKIKYTNTWMWLKDVRDEAVADKAFLTKYMANHYLSWNVSKRLNIGLFESVLWTNSNNRGFDVNYLNPIVFYRAIEFETGQGAGNALLGASAKYKFSDELNAYGQFILDEFSLGDIKGGERSWKNKYGYQLGVKYFNAFKVDNLLLQMEYNRIRPFTYSHNTIVLNYGHNNQSMAHLWGANFSELILIGRYRYQRWYGNAKFIFGMRGLDFNNGTDNFSYGGDIYRDYNDRPFDTGVEVGQGIKTNSFYANLKAGYLVNPASNLKIFTDITVRNFNPEATTASTFENNTVWFNFGIRTDLFNWYFDH